In a genomic window of Ipomoea triloba cultivar NCNSP0323 chromosome 3, ASM357664v1:
- the LOC116013522 gene encoding copper transport protein CCH-like — MPNNPFNQKYPSSYNPLCFFFLSIQFLTMSSQTVVLKVGMSCQGCVGAVKRVLGKMEGVESFDIDMEEQKVTVKGNVQPDEVLQTVSKTGKKTSFWESEAPPPPQPSEAPPAQPESAAPAQALEEPPKQPEPEPPAQPSEEPPAQPKPEPSTAVATA; from the exons ATGCCAAACAACCCCTTCAATCAAAAGTATCCAAGTAGCTACAATCCTCTgtgtttcttcttcctctcaaTCCAATTCCTCACCATGTCTTCTCAG ACTGTTGTTCTCAAGGTTGGAATGTCATGCCAAGGCTGTGTTGGGGCTGTCAAGAGGGTTTTGGGCAAGATGGAag GTGTAGAGTCTTTTGACATTGATATGGAAGAGCAGAAGGTGACAGTGAAGGGGAATGTGCAACCAGATGAGGTTCTCCAGACTGTTTCCAAGACTGGAAAGAAAACTTCATTTTGGGAATCGGAAGcaccaccgccaccacaacCATCAGAAGCACCACCGGCTCAGCCCGAATCAGCGGCTCCAGCCCAAGCATTGGAGGAGCCGCCAAAACAGCCTGAACCAGAGCCCCCGGCCCAGCCATCGGAAGAGCCACCGGCACAGCCAAAACCGGAGCCTTCAACAGCCGTTGCCACTGCTTGA